In one window of Oryza sativa Japonica Group chromosome 9, ASM3414082v1 DNA:
- the LOC9269387 gene encoding uncharacterized protein, which produces MPEGGIPACFRGAPGGGAGGGGGGGVGVAGQSSGGVGTSLATSVYETRLGVAALSWSRAALGLSLRVVLRVAGGAGAGAWAAASSSAASDYGCYDEGAECYGGEEEEEEEEATVAVRVRPWLLWRRRGSKRFRVRDRRVDLAWDLTRARFACPGSPEPSSGYFVAVVVDGEMALVAGDMAEEAYRKTKARRGPGPDAVLISRREHVSMRDAGHGRGHKTFVNVRGKEREISVDLVSRGHGKDRDKDKDKERDKADVGMSVTVDGERVLHIRRLRWKFRGTEKVDLGGGDGVQVSWDLHHWLFPNRDTAPADASAVTPPPQPAHAVFIFRFELADIAGDDRDSAEVKDEHLLENAGSGGGGGAWAGYLGRWGRGDWSESSSNGENRRKRGQARRLAKASSSSSASVASSSASWASGSTVMDWASPEEAELQRGHGFSLLVYAWKC; this is translated from the coding sequence ATGCCCGAGGGGGGGATACCGGCATGCTTCCGCGGCGCGCCGGGAGGGGGCGCGggagggggcggtggcggtggcgtgggCGTGGCGGGGCAGTCGTCAGGGGGCGTGGGGACTAGCCTGGCGACGTCGGTGTACGAGACGCGGCTCGGGGTTGCGGCGCTGTCGTGGTCGCGCGCGGCGCTCGGGCTCAGCCTCCGTGTCGTGCTCCGCGTGGCgggcggggcgggggcgggggcgtgGGCCGCGGCGTCGTCCTCGGCGGCGTCGGATTACGGGTGCTACGACGAGGGGGCGGAGTGCTacgggggggaggaggaggaggaggaggaggaggcgaccgtCGCGGTGCGGGTCCGGCCGTGGctgctgtggcggcggcgcgggtcgaAGCGGTTCCGCGTGCGGGACCGGCGGGTCGACCTGGCGTGGGACCTCACGCGCGCGCGGTTCGCCTGCCCAGGCTCGCCCGAACCGTCGTCGGGGTacttcgtcgccgtcgtggtcgACGGCGAGATGGCGCTCGTCGCGGGCGACATGGCGGAGGAGGCGTACAGGAAGACGAAAGCGCGGCGCGGCCCCGGCCCCGACGCCGTCCTCATCTCCCGGCGGGAGCACGTGTCGATGCGCGACGCGGGGCACGGCCGCGGCCACAAGACCTTCGTCAACGTCCGCGGCAAGGAACGGGAGATCTCGGTGGATCTCGTGTCGCGCGGCCACGGCAAGGACAGGGACAAGGACAAGGACAAGGAGAGGGACAAGGCCGACGTCGGCATGTCGGTCAccgtcgacggcgagcgcgTGCTCCACATCCGGCGCCTGCGCTGGAAGTTCCGCGGCACCGAGAAGgtcgacctcggcggcggcgacggcgtccagGTCTCCTGGGACCTCCACCACTGGCTCTTCCCCAACCGCGACACGGCCCCCGCCGACGCCTCCGCGGTCACCCCGCCTCCCCAGCCCGCCCACGCCGTCTTCATCTTCCGCTTCGAGCTCGCCGacatcgccggcgacgaccgcgactCTGCCGAGGTCAAGGACGAGCACCTCCTCGAAAacgccgggagcggcggcggcggcggcgcgtgggcaGGCTACCTCGGGAGGTGGGGGCGAGGGGACTGGAGCGAGAGCAGCAGCAACGGGGAGAACCGGAGGAAGAGGGGGCAAGCCCGGAGGCTGGCCAAGGCGAGCTCGTCGTCATCGGCGtcggtggcttcctcctccgcgTCGTGGGCGAGCGGCTCGACGGTGATGGACTGGGCGAGCCCCGAGGAGGCCGAGCTGCAGCGCGGCCATGGCTTCTCCCTCCTCGTCTACGCCTGGAAATGCTAG
- the LOC4347065 gene encoding Golgi SNAP receptor complex member 1-1 translates to MEASSWDALRKQARRLEAQLDDQMIAYRKLVSMKSDGSENDIESDIERSLKQLQQVNSQMQTWVSSGGSEVLSHTLTRHMEILQDLTQEFYRLRSSLRVKQQHASLLDLRDFDRAKFDVESGDSADQALLREQAAISRSSGQMDNVISHAQATLGTLMSQRSTFGGITTKISNVSSRLPTINHILASIRRKKSMDTIILSLVASVCAFLILVYWLSK, encoded by the exons ATGGAGGCGTCTTCTTGGGACGCCCTTCGCAAGCAG GCAAGGAGGTTGGAAGCTCAGTTAGATGATCAAATGATTGCATACCGTAAATTGGTGTCTATGAAATCAGATGGTTCAGAGAATGATATCGAGTCTGATATAGAAAGATCACTGAAGCAGCTTCAGCAAGTAAATTCTCAAATGCAAACTTGGGTATCATCAGGAGGCTCTGAAGTTCTTTCTCACACATTGACCCGTCATATGGAGATTTTGCAAGATCTTACTCAG GAATTCTATCGGCTTCGATCAAGCCTCAGAGTGAAGCAACAACATGCTTCGCTCCTTGACCTAAGAGATTTTGACAGAGCAAAGTTTGATGTTGAGAGTGGAGACTCAGCCGATCAAGCTCTTCTTAGAGAACAAGCTGCAATCAGTAGGAGTTCTGGACAG ATGGATAATGTGATATCACATGCTCAAGCAACGCTAGGAACTCTCATGTCACAACGATCAACATTTGGTGGCATCACTACAAAGATAAGCAATGTTAGTAGCCGGCTTCCTACG atcaatcATATCCTCGCGTCAATTAGAAGAAAGAAGTCGATGGACACAATCATTCTTTCACTTGTCGCGTCTGTCTGCGCCTTTCTTATTCTCGTCTACTGGTTGTCAAAGTAG